A segment of the Huiozyma naganishii CBS 8797 chromosome 12, complete genome genome:
GGGGATGGCGATCCCCACGGTCGCAGCGTTCCCTGCCATCGTCCACACAACACGGGGCACCTTCGCAAAGGGCTCCCACATCGCCTGCACTGACAGAGCGATCGTGTACATGTTGGGGACGTTGTTAGCGACCGTGGACATGGCTAGCAGCACGCAGCAGAACTCACCGAACCCGTGGAGGGAGTCAGGGACAAGGATCGCGTATGTGAGCCCGCCCATGGCGTTCCGCTCGTAGTACTCCTTCCATACCGGGTTGTTCACAGCAGCCATCGCGGAGGCGGCCCCAAGGATCATGCAGAAGAACAGTGGGAAGACGAGTCCCGCGACGACGGAGaagaacactttgaacttGTTGATGGTCTTGGGCATGTACACTGTGTAGTCTGCCGCGTAGGTCGTCCACCCAGTGGCGAACCCGAACACTGCGGAACCAAAGGACAGCACGCCACCTGCAGTGGTCGTACCCGAAGTCCAGGGCCCCAACTCGAAGTTACCGGACATCTTCAGCCGCGCAATGATCACCAGGAACACGGCGAAGTTGGGCACCCAGGACCATTTCTCGTACGCGTGGATGACGTTGTACCCGAAGAAAGTGACCATAACTGTACATCCTACGATGATCACACACCCTGCCCATAGCGGACAGTTGTTCCCGTTCTGGTTGACCATGTTGAGCAGTTGTGCGGAAACGACCGTGTTGACGACCCCCCACCCTACACAGGCGACGACGTTGATCAGCGCGAAGATCCGCGCAGTGATGTTCCCCACGAGGAACCGTGATAGGATCATCTGCCGCATCCCGAGCTGAGACCCGAACACGGAGAAGAACGCCACGGGTAGCAACCCTAGTATATTGAAGAACACAATCACAAGGACAGAGGTCCCGAAATTGAGCCCGTAGATGAGTGGTCCCAGTGCGCCCAACGCATAAGCAGCGATGACCATGTTTGCCGAGAACCACATCGACGCAGCGTTCAAGATAGACTCGTCCGCGTTCCGCTCATCCTCACCTACAGGGTCGACGCCTTTAGTCTCCGCGTTAAGCCGCTGCGCAAACCTGTTAAAGAACCCGAGCTTCGTCAACTCAGTGGACCCCTCAGGCAGTTCACCATCCTGCTCCTCATCCCAGGCGTACGCCTGCACAGACTCCTGCTTTTTGTCCACGGACCGGTGCACCACCTCGACATCGCTCTTCCCGACATCCGTGTAGTGCATCTCGTACGCATTGTTTGTAGCGTCAGAACTCGACATGGTGCTTGCTGGGCGATGCTATCTgtggtgatgatgatgatgcaCAACGCACAGGCACAAGTAACCAATGCGATGACATGTCTTTATATATCACAGATACGCTTACATACACGGCCCCACGATGCCCTTATCAGAAGTCAACCACCGTTAAACcggcagcaacagcatTAACCATTGTGACAAGGCCCGCACAATAGGAAATAGTTCCGCTTCCGCTGATTACTTCATGTCATCGAGAAGTGGCTGTTGCTAGATATGCATGCGGCTGGCCTGCTGCCCCTCCCTCGCACACGATAGCTGCAGTGCTGGCGGGGGGGTCTGGGCGATAGCGGTCGCGCTCTGCGGGTCTTGGCTTCAGAGAAGTGAAGACTCTGCCCGGTTCCGCTGCGATAAGAGCAACCGCTAATTTGTATTACAATTATTTTTCGCTCTATTCGTTATACGGTGTCTTGAATGCGTCTCTCCCAGCGGGGCCTGGGAGAAGTCTTGGCTCGCGGGTCGACGGTAACACCCCCGCACCCGCAATCACATAATACATACACATCTATACACACGCCGCTACACAGGCTCACCGGCCAACGTACTTCAGCTCGAGGGGTCTCAGGATGACGTAGACGATGAAGGACCACGAGGCACCCATCTCGAGGCCGACGTCCCCGCCGTTCTTGCCGATGAGTCTGGCGATCTCGCCGACCCAGTAGGTCTGGTCCATCCCCAGGGCGACACCGAACGCGCTGACGAAGAAGGCGGTGAAACTAGCGTACCCGATGGGCAGCTTCCTGCTGTTCCTCCAGTCCGCAGGGTCGTACGAGTTGAAGTCGCAGCGTCTGAAGATGATGTGCTCGCATAACCCGAGAGTGATGTAGATCGCACTGTAGTAAGCGACCGTGTTCATGAAGTTCTCCAAGAAACTGACGAAGAAGTAACACGCGGGGATGGCGATGCTCAATGCGGCACCGTTCCCTGCAACGGTCCAGAACGCACGTGGGACACGCGCAAAGGGTTCCCACAGGGCCTGTGCGGATAACGCAGCAGTGTACATGTTGGGCAAGTTGTTCCCCACGGTCGACAGCGCAAACACAACGCAACAGAACTCACCGAACCCGTGTAAGGACTTGGGCACGAGTACCGCGTAGATGATCCCACCGACGGCGTTCTCCTCGTACAGTTTCGCCCATACCGGGTCGTTCACTGCACCCATCCCGCAGGCGGCCCCCAAGAACATCGAGAAGCACAGGGCCCCGCTCAGTGCGCAGAACAGACTCAGAAAGATCACCGTCTTGTTGGAGTTGCGTGGCAAGTACACCGTGAAGTCCGCGGCGTACGTGGTCCACGCACCAGCGTACCCGAATACGGCACACCCGAGGGACAACACGCCACCGGCGGTTGTTGGACCACCTGCCCAGTCACCGTTACTCCATTTCCCAGACTTGTGCAACCTTGCTGCAATCACAAAGAAGATAGCCAAGTTGGGGATCCAGGACCATTGCTCGTACGTGTGGATCACTTTGTACCCAAAGAACGAAATGACCACCGTCAGCCCCAACACAAGCAGACACCCAGCCCACAGGGGACACCTGTGGCCCGAGTGGTTCACCATGTTCAGCAGTTGCGCGGAGACAATTGTGTTCAAGACACACCACCCGACGCAGGATACAACGTTGATCAGGGAGAAGAACCTCCCCGTGAGGTTACCCATCAGGTACCTTGATAGAATCATCTGCCTCATCCCGGTCCTGGCACCGAACACGGAGAAATAGGCCACTGGGAACACACCGAgcaagttgaagaacaggaTCGTCAGACAGGACGCCCCGAAGTTAAGACCGTAGATACAGGGACCAAGCGCACCGACCGCGAACGCGGAAAGCACCAAGTTTGCAGAGAACCACATGTTGGCCGCGTGCAACGGGTTCCTCTCtgtcttctcctcgtctgtGATCGGCTCGATACCTTTCACCTCTGCCTTCAGCTTGGACACCAACCGGAATAGATACGACTCATTCGAGTCCATGGAATGAACCTGGGAGACGACATCGGACTTGTCCCCGAGATGGCCCTCCTTCTCCATGTCCCTAAACTCAGGCGACCCCGTGGTGGATGTAGCGTCTCTGGACTCCACATCGGAATCCTTGACCATGACAACCCCGGCAGTAGTGCCATTATGTTGCGAACTCTGGGAACCCCGGCCACCCAAGTGTGATATTTTCTGCGCAAAGTCTTTGAACATCTCAGATCTGTGACTCCTGTGCTTCGTACTTTTTCACCACTAAGCGATATTGTGTGTATATCAGCTAAGCTTGGCGTTTTTCTGTAAAGGGGtagagagagaaagagggAAACAAATTGATGTAGGTAAATGAGGTACGAGCGAGAGGGTTCAGAGAGGTGTGTCGGAAAATGCGTAAAATAGTCGCCCTTATATACAAAGCACATCTTCGTCCAGATGCAATAATCGCGGCGAGTCACAGCGGACCCAACAAGCTCCATATCCCACACTACGGAACTTCCGTGCAAATCGAGAATCCCAAAtggaataaaaaaaattaaatacACCGCATGTGGTACtttcaagaaataaaatTAGTCCATTATGTGTGACCTAATGCGGAGCGGGCCGCTATCCCTCTGCAGCTCACTCTGGGGGGGACGTCCGGGAGATAAGTCTCCAAGCGCGGTGCTGTATCACTCGATTGGTGCAAGAAACGGCATCGTTCCCAACAGTTTGTAAACCGGACGCACGCAGTTGCGACCGGCTACATCATCAGATGGGCCGCGTACCTGTGCGATGGTGCTTTGCCAGGCATATACAGGAAGTTCCGGTTTTCAACAGACATCTTGTTTGTAGCGTAATTGTGCTAGTTAGTTGCTAGTGACTTGAAGAAGGTCAATACTAAAATTGCAGAAAAGATCCCACTTCGACCACTCTACCGAATCGCAAAAAATCGACAATCGCAACTAACGAATGCTGGTACCCATGCTGTTAATCGTCCAGTCGCAATACTCGATCTAGTACCCTTTCTTGCTCCCACCATTTTGTAGTTTCTGAAGATTTGTAGTGCGTTGTTTTTCTCTGAAAAACTCTGTCCTCAGTATCTAATCTTAcaatttgtttttgaaaaacgaaaaaaaCTATTTTCTGTCACTTTAACTTTATATGTGGTGTCCCGATGTTAATGGTAGAAATTAAAATATTCGTACAAAATGACTGACAGAAGTTCCCAAAAGGGTAACTCGGGAAAGACCTTTCCCGACTGCACGCCCgtcaaatttcaaagtcGACAAAACTTCGAGAAATGCTGTTCCTGTGTAATTCCGAAATACAAACTGCAAGTAATTTATTGATATATAGTATGTACACTCATTCGAAAGCCCTGCTCACGGCGGTTCCAGTGATACCATATACATATAAAG
Coding sequences within it:
- the KNAG0L01420 gene encoding cytosine permease; the encoded protein is MSSSDATNNAYEMHYTDVGKSDVEVVHRSVDKKQESVQAYAWDEEQDGELPEGSTELTKLGFFNRFAQRLNAETKGVDPVGEDERNADESILNAASMWFSANMVIAAYALGALGPLIYGLNFGTSVLVIVFFNILGLLPVAFFSVFGSQLGMRQMILSRFLVGNITARIFALINVVACVGWGVVNTVVSAQLLNMVNQNGNNCPLWAGCVIIVGCTVMVTFFGYNVIHAYEKWSWVPNFAVFLVIIARLKMSGNFELGPWTSGTTTAGGVLSFGSAVFGFATGWTTYAADYTVYMPKTINKFKVFFSVVAGLVFPLFFCMILGAASAMAAVNNPVWKEYYERNAMGGLTYAILVPDSLHGFGEFCCVLLAMSTVANNVPNMYTIALSVQAMWEPFAKVPRVVWTMAGNAATVGIAIPACYYFDAFMENFMNSIGYYLAIYSAIAITEHFAFRKGFEGYNVADWNRWDKLPLGIAGTSALIVGAFGVALGMDQTYWVGEIARRIGKFGGDIGFELGAGWAFLVFILLRPLEIKKFGR
- the KNAG0L01430 gene encoding uncharacterized protein (similar to Saccharomyces cerevisiae FCY2 (YER056C); ancestral locus Anc_7.236) — protein: MFKDFAQKISHLGGRGSQSSQHNGTTAGVVMVKDSDVESRDATSTTGSPEFRDMEKEGHLGDKSDVVSQVHSMDSNESYLFRLVSKLKAEVKGIEPITDEEKTERNPLHAANMWFSANLVLSAFAVGALGPCIYGLNFGASCLTILFFNLLGVFPVAYFSVFGARTGMRQMILSRYLMGNLTGRFFSLINVVSCVGWCVLNTIVSAQLLNMVNHSGHRCPLWAGCLLVLGLTVVISFFGYKVIHTYEQWSWIPNLAIFFVIAARLHKSGKWSNGDWAGGPTTAGGVLSLGCAVFGYAGAWTTYAADFTVYLPRNSNKTVIFLSLFCALSGALCFSMFLGAACGMGAVNDPVWAKLYEENAVGGIIYAVLVPKSLHGFGEFCCVVFALSTVGNNLPNMYTAALSAQALWEPFARVPRAFWTVAGNGAALSIAIPACYFFVSFLENFMNTVAYYSAIYITLGLCEHIIFRRCDFNSYDPADWRNSRKLPIGYASFTAFFVSAFGVALGMDQTYWVGEIARLIGKNGGDVGLEMGASWSFIVYVILRPLELKYVGR